A region of the Micromonospora sediminicola genome:
ACACCCAGCTCCTTGAGCTGCGCGTCGCTCACCATCGGGTCCAGCTCGCCGCGGGCCAGCAGCACCGGTACGTCGGTGGCGGCCAGCAACGCGGGCAGCCGCGGCTCCCCCACCGCGAACGCGGCCGGGTCCATCGCCAGCCGCCAGCGGCCGTCCTCCCGGCGCAGCCCCGCGTCGACCACCGGATGGTCGGGGGCGAACAGTCCGGCGAGCCCGGAGACGCGCAGGTAGCGGCGGGCCGCCTCGTCCCGGCTGGCGAACCAGGTCACCGGCCGCGCGGCCAACTCGGCCGACTTCGCCAGCTCCGCCGGCGACCAGACCACCTTGATGCCGAGGCCGACCACCGCGTCGACGGGCAGGCCCCGCTGCCGGGCGGCCAGCGCCAGCGCCACCACGCCCCCGAGCGAGTGCCCGAGCAGCACCAGCCGGTCCCGCGGACCGAATCGCTCGGTGACCGGCCCCAGCCCCTCCACCAGGCGCTGCGCCAGGCCCGCGAAGGAGTAGCCGGACAGCGGTGGCGACCAGCCGTGGCCGGCCAGGTCGGGGGCGAGCCATCGGCCGGGCCAGCGCCGCTCCAGCAGCGGCGCCCAGGGCAGCCACACCTCGCCGGTGGCACCCATGCCGTGCAGGAGCACCAGGTGACGGGTCCCCGTCGTATCGCCCATACGGCGCAGTCTGCCACCGGACGGACACGACGCGCGAGAGCCGACGCCTCCCGCAACCGTGGCACCCGCCGCCGGCGCGTCCGTCACCACGGGACGCCTTCCGGAGATTCGTCGACGATCGCGCCCTCGCCTCGGGCCCGCCGCCGGGAGACGGCCACGGACGCGGGCCGTGCTTCGTGGGCGTTGCCCGGCCTCGGACGGAACGGACGTCTGGTACGGCGTGACATACCGATGGCGTTCCACTCGCGGCGTCGGCTCACGGTGGGTGGAACGGGGTGCGTGTCTACCGGACCGGGATGCACCCATGACGTTCCACCGACGGGGCTGGCGGGCGCTGGGTGGAACGTCATGGGTGTCTCCGCGGCCGGGATGCACCCATGACGTTCCACCGACGGGGCTGGCGGCCGCTGGGTGGAACGCCATGGGTGTCTCCGCGGCCGGGATACACCCATGACGTTCCACCGACGGGGCTGGCGGCCGCTGGGTGGAACGCCATGGGTGTCTCCGCGGCCGGGATACACCCATGACGTTCCACCGGCCGGGTTGGCGGGCGCTGGGTGGAGCGTCACGGGTGTCTGCGGGTGTCCGGATGCACCCGTGGGCTTTCACCCGGGCGCGTGGGGTGCGGGTGGGTGTCCGGTTCGGTGGTGGTGGGCGGCACCCCGGGCGTGGAATCGGCGCCGGGTCGGCGGCGTTGTAGACGGGTGAACGACCGAGCAGGCAGCGAGCCCCCGAGCCGCCGCCCCGCCCACGGGAATGACGGTGGGCGGACGGTCGTTACACATCATCCCGGCGCCGCGACGAGGCCCCCCGCTCCGCGAGCCAGCCGGACATCCCCGGCCCCGTGAGCTGGCCCCCCGGCTCCACGAGCGTGCCGGATCCCTTCAAGACTTTTCGAGCGCCTGACGGTGCCCACACCCCCCCGGTGTGTTGACCCCCGAATGGAGCCCTCTCATGAACACGATCCTGCGCAAGAGCATCCTGGGTATCGCTGGTCTGGCCTTCACCGGTGGCGTGTTCGCCGGTCCGGTCGCCGCCCACGCCGACACCCCCGCCCACGCCGCCGCCAAGCCCGTCGCGGTCGCGTCCGTGCAGGGTGAGCAGTCCCGCATCACCCTGAACGACGAGCAGACCGCCAACGCCAAGGCGATCATCGCCGCCACGAAGAAGGCCGGCCTGCCCGAGCGGGCCGCGGTCATCTCGATCGCCACCGCCCTGCAGGAGTCGAAGCTGGAGAACCTCGGGCACCTCGGCGACAAGAATGACCACGACTCGCTGGGCCTGTTCCAGCAGCGCCCCTCCTCCGGTTGGGGCACGCCGGAGCAGATCACCGACCCCGAGTACTCCACCCTGGCCTTCCTCAAGGGCCTGAAGCAGGTCGACGGCTGGGACAAGATGCCCCTGACCGACGCCGCCCAGACCGTCCAGGTCTCCGCCTACCCCGACGCCTACGCCCAGTGGGAGAAGCAGGCCACCGACATCGTGAACCAGCACTGGACCAAGTAAGACCCACGCGAAGGCCGGCACCCCCAACAGGGTGCCGGCCTTTCGCGCGTCGTAAAAGGCGTCAGGCGGAGTAGCCGCGCGTCGCCATCCAGTTCGCCAGATCGATGGTGGTGACCCAGTACGAGGGCAGCGACGGGTCAGCCGAGTCGGCGATCCGGACGGTCCGGCCGTCGTTCTTGTAGCCGACCACCGCGATGTAGTGACCGCCCGGGAACGAGTGCCAGCCGCCGTTGGTGTCGGTGGCGTCGCCGGCGACGTTGGCGACGACCGCGCGGCCGTTGCTGACCGCCGTGACCACGTCGGCCTGGAGCCGGTCCATCTGGGCCGGGGTGGCCGCGCCCGGGATCATGCGGGTCCGGTACGGGTTGCCCTTGACCTGCTGGTTGAGCACGCGCGTGGTGTCCTCGGCCGAGTTGGTGCCCATCTCGGTGGTGCCGAGGGCGACGGCGAGCGTGTCCTGGCTCCGCTCGATGCCGTTGGCGCTGAGCGCGTTGCGCACCGCGGCCGGGCCGCAGTAGTAGTAGGTGGTCTGCGCCTGGTAGTCGTAGTCGAGCACCTTGCTCGCCGGCGGCTTCGGCTTGGGCTTCGGCTTGGTGTCCGGGTCGGTGGTGGCCTTGGCCGCCGGCTTCGCCGAGGGCGAGGCGGTGGGTGCGGCGCTGGGTGAGGCGCTCGGCGAGGGGACGGCGATGCGGGCCTCACCGCGGCTGGCGGCCTCGCCGAGGCGGGAGCCGAGTTCGGCGACCGCGACGGTGTTCTCCGACCGGGACGCGGTGTCGTCGGTGGCGGCGAGGGCGACACCGGTGCCGCCGGCCAACACGAGGGCGGCGGCCGAACCGGCGATGATCTGGTACGGGCGCTCGGTGGCGAGACGCCGCAGCTGACGCTTCAGGTGGTGCTTCACGGGTTCCTCCAGGGCGTGAGCGGCACACGCCGGCCCCCGCGCGGAGGACTTCACGCGCGTTCGACGGGGCGGGACGGCCGCGGGACGGGGCACCCGGACAGCCGGGCGCACACGGGGGGTCGGGTGGGCGTCGCCGTCAGGCGAGCGCCGGCACCACCGGGCCGTGGAGGTGGGGGGACGATCGGGGGGTGGTTCGCACGAGGAATGGAACTCCTTCCGTGGCCGCCGACCGGGTTAGCTGACGGATTCGGGCGGGAAGTACGCCCTACCGCGGGCCGTGGCTCGCGGATTCACCCCGGTGTTGCTGTGGGTCCCCGGTTCGTATGCACGATTAGGCGGGTCGGTGCGGCGTCGCCGTCTGCGATCGAAAACCGCACCGGACGCGCCGACACTACCGGTGGGTACGCCTCAAGCCAAGCGCTCCCACCTGCGTAAACATCGTCCGCGACTACGGATATCGGAACAGCCGGTTACTGACTTCACTCAATGGGGGCAAGGGTTCGAGCCGGCATCGGAAGGCGAAAAGCGGGCATTCGACCGGCCGACGCCCCGCAATTGTCGGGTCCGCTGACCGGTTGTGCGCCGAGCGCCCGTTTCCGGGCCGCACGTGAGCGGGCTCACCGCATTCGGGTAACGATTCGGCGGAGACGCCACTCAGCCGACCCGGGCCGGCCGCCAGCGGGCGCCGCGGACGACGGTGGGCACCGGGACTCGGCTGGCCGACGCGACGCGGGGGGCGGGCGACGGCCGCACCGCGGCGGCCGCCGCGTAGGTCTCGGCGGCCAGCGTCCGCGCCGCGTCGGCGGCGAGCTCCGCGTCCCGCCAGGCCTGTCGCTCCCGCTCGGCGGCCGCCTCCCAGGCCGCCCGTCGGCCGTCACGGATCGTCCGGGCCAGCACGATCTCCTGCTCAGCCGGATGGCGACGCGGGTCCCACCCGTTGCGGTGGGCCAGCACGTCCGCGAGCTGCCGGGCGGTCAGGTCGCCCCGCCAGTGCGCCGCCATGGCGGCGTGGTGCAGCCAGCGCTCCCGCGCCGCGTACTCGGACGGGGTGTGTGGCGTGCGCGGCGCGGGCAGCGCGGCGGCGCCGGCCAGGCGGCGGGCGGCCGCCTCCGCCTCGTCGAAGGCCACCCAGGCCCGCTCCGCCTCGTCCTGGACGGCCAGCCACCGCTCGCGTCGCCGGCGGGCGGTCTGGGCGGCTCCGGCGGCGGCCACCGCCACCTCGTCGGCGTAGCGGGCGAGGTCCGCCCGGTGCAGCGCCTCCGCGTCGACCGGATCGGGTTCGAGGTCCGCCGCGCCGTCGCGGTCGGGGCGGGCGACGAGCACGGCGAGCAGGCCGAAGGCGGACACGAGCAGGGCCGACCAGATCGCGGCGGCCTCGGGGACGGCGGTGAGGAAGTGGTAGAGAACGGTCTGCGACATGGTCGGCACCTCACGGAGAAGACGTGGCGGGAAGGTCGCACGCCGGTCGGGGCGGGGCGCGGCCGCGGAACGGGCGCCGCCGGGCCGCCGAGGCGGGTGCGGGGTGAGGTTCGGTGGGTGCGGGGACGGGCCGGGGACCGCCCGTGCGGTCAGCGGGCGGGCGGGGCCCGGGGGCCGACCGGCGCCGGGTGCCGACCGGCCGGGACCGGCTCCCGGTGGCCGGGCCGCGCGACCGCGTCCCGGGGCGCGGGCTCCGGGACGCCGGTGGAGGGGGCCGGCCGCTCGGCGACGTCGACACGGCCCGGCCGCGCGGCGACCGGCGTGTCAGTCGGGGTACGCGACGTCAGGCCGACGGCCGGGCCGGCCGGCGTCGGGACGGCCGTGGCGACCCCGGCGGGCAGTGTCGTAGCGCCGAGCGAGCAGGCGACGACCACGGCCAGGCTGGCCAACATGCGTGCCGCCCAGCGCGCCACCCACCACACGGGACAGGTGAGCGCGATCGGAAGCACGGGTACAAATTACCGCCGATCCCACCGCCGCGCACTCTCGGTCGGCGTGTCGTGACACCACCGACCAGGGTGGACGCGCCTCAGTCGGGGCCACGCCGCCCGGCGTACTCGATCGGGGTGGGGGCGCCGGCGTCGGCGGGTGACCTCGGCGCCGGCACGGACCGCGCCGGCGCGGCGGCGGCCGGCGTGGGGCGGGGCCGGCGCGGGCCGAGACGCCGCATCATCGGCACCTCCACCCAGCGGTGCAGGGCGGCGGCGAGCGCCAGGTTGAGCAGCAGGAAGCCGAGCACCGCGAGCGGGCCCCGCCACCCGGGCAGCCCGGTGCCCCAGTCGCCGGTGAGCCGCAGCACGGTCACCATGACCAGCACGTGGACCAGGTAGAAGGCGAAGGAGACCTCGCCCAGCCAGACCATCGTGCGGGACCGCCAGGGGGTCCACCGGCCCCGCACGTCGGCCTGCGCCGCCGCGGTGATCACCAGCAGGTACGCCACCGCGAGCAGCGCCGCCCAGAACTCGGCCCGGACCCAGAACGCGGCGACCACCCAGGTGCCGACGAAGAGCAGGCTGGCCACGGTCAGGTCGGGGCCGCGCCAGCGGTTGCGGCGCATCAGCTCGGCGGCGGCCGCGCCCATCCAGAACTCGAAGGACCGGGTGACCGGGAAGATCTGGGTGAACCACCACCGCTGCTCCTCGGGCACCAACTGCTGCCCGGGCCACAGGGCGAGGATGAGCAGCGGCGCGGCGACCAGCACGACCCGCAGCGCCCGGGTACGGGCCCGACGCAGCCACGGCACCGCGAGCGGCAGGCACAGGTAGAAGGCCAGCTCGCAGGAGAGCGACCAGCTCACGTTGTTGACGCTGTAGAAGTAGCCGCCGAACGGGATCCACGCCTGGACCAGGAGGAGGTTGCCGAGGGCGGCCAGCCGCGGCACCGGGTCGGCGAACCAGGCCGCCACGGCCAGCGCCGCCAGGAAGGTGACCACGTGGTTCGGGTAGATCTTGGCGACCCGGCGCCACAGGAACGTCCGCCCCGGCTCGCCGTCGCGGTACGACCAGACCAGCACGAATCCACTGAGGATGAAGAAGAACTCGACCCCGGACAGGCCCAGGCTGAACGCCTTGTCGACCACCGCCTTGAGATCCGGCTCGGCGACGATCCGCATGGTGCCCGCGTGGAAGCCGAAGACCAGCAGAGCGGCGACCCAGCGCAACCCGGTCAGCGACGGCAGGCGCGGAGCGCGGGTGGTGGTCGGCGCACTGGTCATTCCGGGCACCCTACCCGCCGGGAGGAGCGGGGTGCCGAGGCCCGGCCGGGCCCCGGCGGGCGGCGGATAGGATTTCCGTTCCTGCCCGAGCGGACGCCCACCCGGCCCGCCGGACACGCCGTGCCAGTACGGAAGGTGACCAACCGGATGCACCAGCGGATCCTGCTCCGCGCCCGCAAGGGCCCGTTCGACGTCCTCACGCCGGAGGAGACGTTCGCCGGCAACTGGATCGGCGACAACACGGGCAACCTGGTCTTCAGCCACGCCGCGCACAAGCTGCTGGCCACCTCCACGGCGGAGATCACCGCGACCCGCAGCCCGGCCGACCCGCGCCTCGCCGACGAGATCAACGAACGGTACGACGTGTTCGTGGTCCCGCTGGCCAACGCCTTCCGCCGCAGCTTCGTGCACCGCCTCACCCCGATGACCCGGCTGATCGAGCGCCTGAAGATCCCGGTGGTGGTCCTCGGGGTCGGCGTGCAGACGAACGTCGACGGCGACCGGGAGTACCTGCGGCAGATCGACGAGCCGGTCAGCGCGTTCTGCCGGGCCGTGCTCGACCGGTCGCACAGCATCGGCGTACGCGGCGAGGTGACCGAGAGCTACCTGCGGACGCTCGGCTTCTCCGCGGTGGAGCAGATCGGCTGCCCGTCGATGTTCCTGCACGGCGACGCGTTCCGGCTGGACAAGCCCCGGGCCGAGCTGAGCACCGACGACCGGGTCGCGCTGACCATCTCCCCGTACGTCGCCTCGATGGCCGCCGTCGTCCGCCACCACCGGGAGCGCTACCCGAACCTCTGCTACGTGCCGCAGGACCTGCGCACCCTGGGCACCCTGCTCTACGGCGACGCGCCCGAACACCGGGGCAAGAGCGGCGAGATGCCGCTGCACACCTCGCACCCCCTCTTCGTCGAGGACAAGGTGCGGATGTTCGTCGACCCGTGGACCTGGATGGCGCACCTGGCCGACTACGACTTCGCCTTCGGCACCCGGATCCACGGCACCATCACCGCGCTGATCTCCGGCACCCCCGGCTACCTCTTCGCGCACGACTCGCGCACGCTGGAACTGGCCCGCTACTTCGACATCCCGCACCGGATCATGCGGGACGTGCCCGCCGACGTCGACGCCGCCGACCTCTACGCGGAGGCCGACTACACCGCGCTCAACTCCGGCCACAAGGCCCGCTTCGCGACGATCACCGCGTTCCTGGCCAAGCACGACCTCGGCACGTCGTTCGCCGACGGCGACAGCGCCGCCCGGTTCGACCAGCGGGTCCGCGAGACGGTGTTCCCGCCGGCGGTCCGCCCGGTCGGCGCCGCCCCGCGCGAGGAGCTGCTGAGCCGCATCGAGCGGCTGCGCGACGACAACCGCGCGCTCGCCGACACCGTCGACGCGCTGCGCGCCCAGGGGCTGCGCGAGCGGATCAAGCAGGCCGTACCGGGCCCGGTCCGCCGGATGCTGGGCCGCTGACCGTCGTACGCCTGTTCGATTCCGGGGTACGATCGGCGGCGTGTCCGACGTCGCGTACCAGCCCTCGATGCTCGACCTGGCCGAGCAGGGCCCGACCCTGGGCCCGCTCGCCGGGCCGACCGGGCCGCGCCGCCACGAGCTGAGCCGAGGCGCCTGGGTCGACCACCTGCCCGGCTGGGTGCGCGGCTCCGACGCGGTGCTCGACACGCTGCGGCGCGATGTCCCGTGGCGGGCCGAGCGCCGCACCATGTACGACACCGAGGTCGACGT
Encoded here:
- a CDS encoding alpha/beta fold hydrolase, with product MGDTTGTRHLVLLHGMGATGEVWLPWAPLLERRWPGRWLAPDLAGHGWSPPLSGYSFAGLAQRLVEGLGPVTERFGPRDRLVLLGHSLGGVVALALAARQRGLPVDAVVGLGIKVVWSPAELAKSAELAARPVTWFASRDEAARRYLRVSGLAGLFAPDHPVVDAGLRREDGRWRLAMDPAAFAVGEPRLPALLAATDVPVLLARGELDPMVSDAQLKELGVPVATLPGLGHNAHVEDPAAVLALLDAYL
- a CDS encoding C39 family peptidase — protein: MEEPVKHHLKRQLRRLATERPYQIIAGSAAALVLAGGTGVALAATDDTASRSENTVAVAELGSRLGEAASRGEARIAVPSPSASPSAAPTASPSAKPAAKATTDPDTKPKPKPKPPASKVLDYDYQAQTTYYYCGPAAVRNALSANGIERSQDTLAVALGTTEMGTNSAEDTTRVLNQQVKGNPYRTRMIPGAATPAQMDRLQADVVTAVSNGRAVVANVAGDATDTNGGWHSFPGGHYIAVVGYKNDGRTVRIADSADPSLPSYWVTTIDLANWMATRGYSA
- a CDS encoding acyltransferase family protein, which gives rise to MTSAPTTTRAPRLPSLTGLRWVAALLVFGFHAGTMRIVAEPDLKAVVDKAFSLGLSGVEFFFILSGFVLVWSYRDGEPGRTFLWRRVAKIYPNHVVTFLAALAVAAWFADPVPRLAALGNLLLVQAWIPFGGYFYSVNNVSWSLSCELAFYLCLPLAVPWLRRARTRALRVVLVAAPLLILALWPGQQLVPEEQRWWFTQIFPVTRSFEFWMGAAAAELMRRNRWRGPDLTVASLLFVGTWVVAAFWVRAEFWAALLAVAYLLVITAAAQADVRGRWTPWRSRTMVWLGEVSFAFYLVHVLVMVTVLRLTGDWGTGLPGWRGPLAVLGFLLLNLALAAALHRWVEVPMMRRLGPRRPRPTPAAAAPARSVPAPRSPADAGAPTPIEYAGRRGPD
- a CDS encoding polysaccharide pyruvyl transferase family protein, yielding MHQRILLRARKGPFDVLTPEETFAGNWIGDNTGNLVFSHAAHKLLATSTAEITATRSPADPRLADEINERYDVFVVPLANAFRRSFVHRLTPMTRLIERLKIPVVVLGVGVQTNVDGDREYLRQIDEPVSAFCRAVLDRSHSIGVRGEVTESYLRTLGFSAVEQIGCPSMFLHGDAFRLDKPRAELSTDDRVALTISPYVASMAAVVRHHRERYPNLCYVPQDLRTLGTLLYGDAPEHRGKSGEMPLHTSHPLFVEDKVRMFVDPWTWMAHLADYDFAFGTRIHGTITALISGTPGYLFAHDSRTLELARYFDIPHRIMRDVPADVDAADLYAEADYTALNSGHKARFATITAFLAKHDLGTSFADGDSAARFDQRVRETVFPPAVRPVGAAPREELLSRIERLRDDNRALADTVDALRAQGLRERIKQAVPGPVRRMLGR